In Xanthomonas sacchari, a genomic segment contains:
- a CDS encoding autotransporter assembly complex protein TamA, which yields MRPIPRLATLLSLLSLAGLAEARGVIEKVQIEGLNKDADEAMIENIQASLSLYDAIGKDQGESRLEYLLSQAESQTRQALEPFGYFTPTITVEAPRQDDKLTVVVHVDKGEPVRVRNFHVGITGPAEDDRYLSEDLKNFRPRKGDIFVSSVYETSKVTITRRLAERGYFDADFTQRKVEVTRADHAADIDLSWDSGRRYNMGPIRFHQDYFNQKLFDPLVYWKEGSYYHEGKLDRLRESLVKLDYFSVIDIQPKPEQADANGDVPVDVNLTRAKRSIYTAGLSYGSESGAGVRLGVDRRYVNARGHKLSTQLDYAQKRKSFITSYRIPAFRWLDGWYTTSLRVYDEQTDYIDLRNVKLTGSRSGQINEHWIAIASINALRERWRYATDEVFDGALYQTSTLFYPQIEADYVGVDDKVFPRKGFSGNISLRGGAEGVGSDASFVQAHMRVNWFHGIGDNDRLILRGEAGSTWTDALVAMPPSLRFFAGGDNSIRGYAFREVGPRTPRPDRFALGAKHVLTGSAEYEHYFKGGPWGGAVFVDSGSAFDDTPDWHTGVGVGLRWRSPVGPVRVDIAHGLNDPDSQFQLYLNIGANL from the coding sequence ATGCGACCCATCCCCCGTCTCGCCACCCTCCTGTCCCTGCTCTCCCTGGCCGGCCTCGCCGAGGCCCGCGGCGTCATCGAGAAAGTGCAAATCGAGGGGCTGAACAAGGACGCAGACGAGGCGATGATCGAGAACATCCAGGCCTCGCTGTCGCTGTACGACGCCATCGGCAAGGACCAGGGCGAGTCGCGCCTGGAGTACCTGCTGAGCCAGGCCGAAAGCCAGACCCGGCAGGCGCTGGAGCCGTTCGGCTACTTCACCCCCACCATCACCGTCGAGGCGCCGCGCCAGGACGACAAGCTGACCGTGGTGGTGCACGTGGACAAGGGCGAGCCGGTGCGGGTGCGCAATTTCCACGTGGGCATCACCGGCCCGGCCGAGGACGACCGCTACCTGAGCGAGGATCTGAAGAACTTCCGCCCGCGCAAGGGCGACATCTTCGTCAGCAGCGTCTACGAGACCAGCAAGGTCACCATCACCCGGCGCCTGGCCGAGCGCGGCTACTTCGATGCCGACTTCACCCAGCGCAAGGTCGAGGTGACCCGGGCCGACCACGCCGCCGACATCGATCTGAGCTGGGACAGCGGCCGCCGCTACAACATGGGCCCGATCCGCTTCCACCAGGACTACTTCAACCAGAAGCTTTTCGATCCGCTGGTGTACTGGAAGGAAGGCAGCTACTACCACGAGGGCAAGCTCGACCGCCTGCGCGAGTCGCTGGTCAAGCTCGACTACTTCAGCGTGATCGACATCCAGCCCAAGCCGGAACAGGCCGACGCCAACGGCGACGTGCCGGTGGACGTCAACCTCACCCGCGCCAAGCGCAGCATCTACACCGCCGGCCTCAGCTACGGCAGCGAGAGCGGCGCCGGCGTGCGCCTGGGCGTGGACCGCCGCTACGTCAACGCGCGCGGGCACAAGCTCAGCACCCAGCTGGACTATGCGCAGAAGCGCAAGAGCTTCATCACCAGCTACCGGATCCCGGCGTTCCGCTGGCTCGACGGCTGGTACACCACCTCATTGCGCGTCTACGACGAGCAGACCGACTACATCGACCTGCGCAACGTCAAGCTCACCGGCAGCCGCAGCGGCCAGATCAACGAGCACTGGATCGCCATCGCCTCGATCAACGCGCTGCGCGAACGCTGGCGCTATGCCACCGACGAAGTCTTCGACGGCGCGCTGTACCAGACCTCCACCCTGTTCTATCCGCAGATCGAAGCCGATTACGTCGGCGTGGACGACAAGGTGTTCCCGCGCAAGGGCTTCAGCGGCAACATCAGCCTGCGCGGCGGCGCCGAGGGCGTGGGGTCGGATGCCAGCTTCGTGCAGGCGCACATGCGGGTGAACTGGTTCCACGGCATCGGCGACAACGACCGCCTGATCCTGCGCGGCGAAGCCGGCAGCACCTGGACCGATGCCCTGGTGGCGATGCCGCCGAGCCTGCGCTTCTTCGCCGGCGGCGACAACAGCATCCGCGGCTACGCCTTCCGCGAAGTCGGCCCGCGCACGCCGCGGCCGGACCGCTTCGCGCTCGGTGCCAAGCACGTGCTTACCGGCAGCGCCGAGTACGAGCATTACTTCAAGGGCGGGCCGTGGGGTGGGGCGGTGTTCGTCGACAGCGGCAGCGCCTTCGACGATACCCCTGACTGGCACACCGGTGTCGGCGTCGGCCTGCGCTGGCGCTCGCCGGTCGGCCCGGTGCGGGTGGACATCGCCCACGGCCTCAACGATCCGGATTCGCAGTTCCAGCTCTACCTCAACATCGGAGCCAACCTGTGA
- a CDS encoding YceH family protein → MTDTPAVPVLSAIEARALGCLIEKEATTPDAYPLTVNATVVAANQKTSREPVMALSPGDVQHALRQLEGRGLVRQQFSSRAERYEHRLATAMDLTQQQVALLGLLLLRGPQTANELLTRAERMARFADADDVRHQLERLAQRQLAVQLPRASGQREDRYMHLLAGPVDAEALAATFKVRPAASGHDELESRVQALEAEVAELRGIVAQLQALLGSA, encoded by the coding sequence ATGACCGATACCCCCGCCGTTCCCGTCCTTTCTGCCATCGAAGCCCGCGCACTCGGCTGCCTGATCGAGAAGGAGGCGACCACGCCGGACGCCTATCCGCTCACGGTCAATGCGACGGTGGTGGCGGCCAATCAGAAGACCTCGCGCGAGCCGGTGATGGCGTTGAGTCCGGGCGATGTGCAGCATGCGCTGCGTCAGCTCGAAGGGCGCGGTTTGGTGCGGCAGCAGTTCTCCTCGCGCGCCGAGCGCTACGAGCATCGGCTGGCCACGGCAATGGACTTGACCCAGCAGCAGGTGGCATTGCTCGGCCTGCTGCTGTTGCGCGGCCCGCAGACGGCCAATGAGTTGCTGACGCGCGCCGAGCGCATGGCGCGCTTCGCCGATGCGGACGACGTCCGCCACCAGTTGGAACGGCTGGCGCAGCGCCAGTTGGCGGTGCAGTTGCCGCGTGCCAGCGGGCAGCGCGAGGACCGCTACATGCACTTGCTTGCCGGTCCTGTGGATGCGGAGGCGCTGGCGGCCACGTTCAAGGTGCGGCCGGCGGCTTCGGGCCATGATGAGTTGGAAAGCCGGGTGCAGGCGCTGGAGGCCGAGGTGGCGGAGTTGCGCGGGATCGTGGCGCAGTTGCAAGCGCTGCTCGGATCCGCATGA
- a CDS encoding GNAT family N-acetyltransferase, with protein MSTVIETARLVLRRLDPERDAAPMLALLNDPGFLAHIGDRGVRDEAQASRYLADGSVRSYAEHGFGLYAVERRDDGAWLGVAGLVLRPTLPAPDLGYALLEPYAGQGYASEAARAVLEYAHTMLALPRVYAIVAPGNTRSLRLLAALGFVAQGRVRLSPEAAEVELHLCELHAPQEHT; from the coding sequence ATGTCCACCGTGATCGAGACCGCGCGTCTGGTGCTGCGCCGGCTGGACCCCGAGCGCGACGCGGCACCGATGCTGGCCCTGCTCAACGATCCCGGCTTCCTGGCGCACATCGGCGACCGCGGCGTGCGCGACGAAGCGCAGGCCAGCCGCTATCTCGCCGACGGCTCGGTGCGCAGCTACGCCGAGCACGGCTTCGGCCTGTATGCGGTGGAGCGCCGCGACGACGGCGCCTGGCTCGGCGTGGCCGGGCTGGTGCTGCGGCCGACCCTGCCCGCGCCCGATCTGGGCTATGCCCTGCTGGAACCCTATGCGGGCCAGGGCTACGCCAGCGAGGCGGCGCGCGCGGTGCTGGAGTACGCGCACACCATGCTGGCGTTGCCGCGCGTCTACGCGATCGTGGCGCCGGGCAATACGCGCTCGCTGCGGCTGCTCGCCGCGCTGGGCTTCGTCGCCCAGGGGCGCGTGCGCCTGAGCCCAGAGGCCGCCGAGGTCGAACTCCATCTGTGCGAACTGCACGCGCCCCAAGAGCACACCTGA
- a CDS encoding DinB family protein: METLHTLRLFADYSQWMNQRLYAAVATLPDAAIAEPRGAFFGSLLGTLNHLVVADTIWLQRFAQHPARHPALQAIAATPVPAALDAPRADCLADLRTQRESLDATIAAWMAQLQPDDLDVALRYRNTRGESHSRRFGDLLLHFFNHQTHHRGQATTLLSQAGVDVGVTDMLAVIPQVEMG; encoded by the coding sequence ATGGAGACCTTGCACACACTGCGGCTGTTCGCCGACTACAGCCAGTGGATGAACCAGCGCCTGTATGCCGCGGTCGCGACCCTGCCGGACGCGGCCATCGCCGAGCCGCGCGGCGCCTTCTTCGGGTCGTTGTTGGGCACGCTCAACCACCTGGTGGTGGCCGACACGATCTGGCTGCAGCGCTTCGCCCAGCACCCGGCACGTCATCCGGCGCTACAGGCCATCGCGGCCACACCGGTCCCGGCCGCGCTGGACGCGCCACGGGCCGACTGCCTGGCGGACCTGCGGACGCAGCGCGAGTCCCTGGACGCGACGATCGCCGCCTGGATGGCGCAACTGCAGCCCGACGACCTGGACGTGGCACTGCGCTATCGCAACACCCGTGGCGAGTCGCACAGCAGGCGCTTCGGCGACCTGCTGCTGCACTTCTTCAATCACCAGACTCACCATCGTGGCCAGGCCACTACCTTGCTCAGCCAGGCGGGCGTGGATGTCGGCGTGACTGATATGTTGGCGGTGATTCCGCAGGTGGAGATGGGGTGA